The genomic window AAAGTAGTACCTATAGATaggtagtatatttataagaaatataatgtataataaaaatatgataaataaatacattgtaatacaaacaaaaaataaatattacttatttatattactagaaTGATACCGACAtggatgaaatattttatgatgctGAAACTGAACTTGTGATTTTTGATAAGGATAAAACAATAGAAggttagtgttttttttttaatttttaatttaaactaattgcaaaatatttttgaattaaaaaatcttacataatttatgatttttagaaCTATATAGAGTCGAAGTagaaaaagaacaaaaatacaGAGAACTAcaagtacttatttataactaattattaaataaatgaatgaaCAATAAtcgtattgatattaataaataattttgatttaacttTCAGTTGTGTCGTTTTGAAGAGCAATTAATGATGAAATTAGCACCAAAATTCGAAGTAAATGAAAGTATGCAGCGTGAACTACAGTATACAGTTGAAAACCTGCAAACGACAGTGGaagatttgaaattaaaaatcgaaaatgtaaataatagcaACGAAGAAAATGTAcaccaaaaaattaaaacattaataggttaatgttttatataattaaattaatatattataaaatattttttaactaaaaatatcttatacacATAATTCAATACTTTCCAGAACTATATAGAGCTGAAGAAGAGGAAAACTCATCTAGAAAACTACAAGTATCAAATAATCaaacatataatgtatttagaatgatttattgaataaatgaacaataatcttattgatattatacagactccgttttgatttaattttcagttaCATAGTTTATTGTTGGAGgctattgaaaaattacaaaaaacagTAGAGAATCAAACATTAAtagtcgaaaaaaaaaaaaattgtgatgatgttcaacatttaaaattagaaatgaccaacataaaaaatagtttgaacaTGTTGAACACTAATTTCAACGatctgaaaacaaaaatgatgtttatagaaagtaatattttaataaattattgatattataataaagcaatataattttcaacaaaaaaattaaaccctTTTTTGACCAACGATTGTTTAGGAACCGTCGAAACATCCAATAGTAAGTTTGGTAAACTGAAAAATCGGATTGGAATTATCGAAAGTAATTAGgaaattaagataattatattacataattactaataatgtttgtatCGTGTGTGTATGCGTAGAAGAAGTGACAAAAAATACTACCCatttaattgaaatgaatTACGCCTACCAGAGATTGTCGTCTACAAGAATGAACTTTGGTACGGGAGGTATTGTTTCAAGCCCGCTGAACAAATCAACATCGTCCTCGGCATCTACGAATCTACTTTCTCCGCCACTACCAACTCCACCGCCACCTCCACCATCAAATTCATCACCACCGCCACCACCCCCTCCGCCATCAACTTCATCACCAACTCCACCACCACCTCCGCCATCAACTTCATCACCACCTCCGCCACCACCTCCACCACCTTTGATGAAAAAGACTAATATACCAACATCTAATAGAGAGGTCCAGGACACATCTAAGGCGGCAGTGAAGACAGAGAAAATATATTGCAGAATACCGATTACTGAAGAAGTACTTAGGTCAGTAGTGTTAAAGCCACCCGGTCAGCGGACTGCCggtaaacaattttcaacaaaGTGATTATAAACGACGACAAAATTACGCTGTCATCGTTTTGGTATTGTTTCAAGCCCGCTTAGAATCactttgttgaaaataattaaaaaaaaatctttttgattattttttctaacttGTGTAGAAGTTTATTcatggattaaaaaaaaataagaattgaaaacaatttcattataataatagttacaatatttgttttaacacaaataaaaaatattaaaaatacataagtggtctataagtttattttatatgaggaAAACGGGTAACTCTAATGTTAacgatttatattcataatataatttatatataatatttactagttTTCAGTTAGATTGGGCTCCAATTCACGTGTTGGATCCGTTAGAAAATCGATTATCGTATTTACAATCTGATTCTGAGATCTACGGACTATATGGTGAATTATAAGTACGAGACTCGTGTAACTTAGATGTTACTATAGGACCTATGTAGGTTAGGTACTTTGGTTTTACGCCAGTGAATTTTACGCTCAAGTGTAATTCACATGACGTGTTCAAATAAGCAAAAAGCAACCTTGGTATAGCCCATCCACGGTGGATTGTAGCTAACACTCAGGTGTTTGTCAAAATTATGTAATCCAAAGCTTTGTATGAGtatcaagttattttatttttatgggtgaaccatttttaatacctatggaaacatcaaatatgaaatagacataatttttagtttagtttacaaaaatacatatttctacattagtttatctaaataatttaaagttatgatAGCCAATAGCCATCataatttcgataaaaaaataactttggaTTCTTGAGCTCTGCATTTTCTAGGTGTTTtaaggtaaatttaaaatttgaagattattaaagaataataaactataattaaatgttaatttgctatacaatattttatatcaaaataatcgtttacctgagtaataactatatgtaaattaaatatcttacTTTCGATAATTCCAATCCGATTTTTCAGTTTACCAAACTTACTATTGGATGTTTCGACGGTTCCTAAACAATCGTTGGTCAAAAAagggtttaattttttgttgaaaattttattgctttattataatatcaataatttattaaaatattactttctataaacatcatttttgttttcagatCGTTGAAATTAGTGTTCAACGtgttcaaactattttttatgttggtcatttctaattttaaatgttgaacatcatcacaattttttttttcgattattaatgtttgtttCTCTActgttttttgtaatttttcaatagcCTCCAACAATAAACTATGtaactgaaaattaaatcaaaacggagtctgtataatatcaataagattattgttcatttattcaataaatcattctaaatacattaggtatatgtttgatttatataaacctaatgttaattgtcatattatattttaatagacgggtataataatattacattgtttgTGAAAAACCGactaaagcaaaataaaagtttaatgctaacaaattaaaaattttgtatgtttaataaagaAACAGTACTACGCTTTTCAATGTACCacccaaaatttttttcagcGTACGTCACTGTTTATGGATTTTATTCCAGAGGTGGCCATAAACGtggataaatacaattacctACGCCAAgagacaaaatgtttataaatacattttatataaataaataaatgttgataaacgttaaccaaaaaaaatttaaactcacaacaataagtaaattttgattttatatctaaGACGTGAGCCACATCTGACTATTATGAGAGTCACAAATTTTCACCGCATATTATTTACCACCTCCGCTCTAGTCCATCATGTAAGTatgtaactaataactattaaatccTAGTTACAGTCGTCAGCTATACACGTGATTAAAGTTATGTAG from Aphis gossypii isolate Hap1 chromosome 1, ASM2018417v2, whole genome shotgun sequence includes these protein-coding regions:
- the LOC114128711 gene encoding formin-B-like isoform X1; translated protein: MYNKICYYISKYFGSKSVADDDLKNDTDMDEIFYDAETELVIFDKDKTIEELYRVEVEKEQKYRELQLCRFEEQLMMKLAPKFEVNESMQRELQYTVENLQTTVEDLKLKIENVNNSNEENVHQKIKTLIELYRAEEEENSSRKLQVSNNQTYNLHSLLLEAIEKLQKTVENQTLIVEKKKNCDDVQHLKLEMTNIKNSLNMLNTNFNDLKTKMMFIERTVETSNSKFGKLKNRIGIIEKEVTKNTTHLIEMNYAYQRLSSTRMNFGTGGIVSSPLNKSTSSSASTNLLSPPLPTPPPPPPSNSSPPPPPPPPSTSSPTPPPPPPSTSSPPPPPPPPPLMKKTNIPTSNREVQDTSKAAVKTEKIYCRIPITEEVLRSVVLKPPGQRTAGKQFSTK
- the LOC114128711 gene encoding formin-B-like isoform X2: MDEIFYDAETELVIFDKDKTIEELYRVEVEKEQKYRELQLCRFEEQLMMKLAPKFEVNESMQRELQYTVENLQTTVEDLKLKIENVNNSNEENVHQKIKTLIELYRAEEEENSSRKLQVSNNQTYNLHSLLLEAIEKLQKTVENQTLIVEKKKNCDDVQHLKLEMTNIKNSLNMLNTNFNDLKTKMMFIERTVETSNSKFGKLKNRIGIIEKEVTKNTTHLIEMNYAYQRLSSTRMNFGTGGIVSSPLNKSTSSSASTNLLSPPLPTPPPPPPSNSSPPPPPPPPSTSSPTPPPPPPSTSSPPPPPPPPPLMKKTNIPTSNREVQDTSKAAVKTEKIYCRIPITEEVLRSVVLKPPGQRTAGKQFSTK